From a region of the Sulfitobacter noctilucicola genome:
- a CDS encoding YceI family protein yields MMKPMLFAAALAFGATNAIAAEKYVLDSSHSQVIFNYNHLGFSTTYGMFSGFEGEIMFDQEAPENSSVSVSMPVMSMFTGWEQREGHFMSDDFFGASDGDMVTFTSTSIEVTGDDTAKITGDLSMNDVTKSVVLDAKLNQTGDHPQAGKPWAGFDATTTLLRSDFNVGAFAPYVSDEVQVMISVEAMKAD; encoded by the coding sequence ATGATGAAACCGATGCTTTTCGCAGCCGCTTTGGCTTTTGGTGCGACCAATGCGATTGCCGCTGAGAAATACGTGCTTGATTCCAGCCATTCACAAGTGATTTTCAACTACAACCACCTTGGTTTCTCAACGACATATGGCATGTTCTCGGGCTTTGAGGGTGAGATCATGTTCGATCAGGAAGCGCCAGAAAACTCAAGCGTGTCTGTTTCGATGCCCGTGATGTCGATGTTCACCGGCTGGGAGCAGCGTGAAGGCCACTTCATGTCTGACGACTTTTTCGGTGCGAGCGATGGCGATATGGTAACTTTTACCTCAACGTCAATCGAAGTGACCGGCGACGATACCGCCAAGATCACCGGCGATCTGAGCATGAACGATGTGACCAAGTCTGTCGTGCTTGACGCGAAACTGAACCAGACAGGTGACCACCCGCAGGCGGGCAAGCCTTGGGCCGGCTTTGATGCTACCACCACGCTTTTGCGGTCCGACTTCAATGTTGGTGCATTTGCGCCATACGTGAGCGATGAAGTGCAGGTCATGATTTCTGTTGAAGCGATGAAAGCGGACTAA
- the rpsF gene encoding 30S ribosomal protein S6, with translation MPLYEHVMIARQDLSNTQAEGLIEHFGTVLADNDGKLVDSEYWGVKTMAYKINKNRKGHYAFLRSDAPAPAVQEMERLMRLHDDVMRVLTIKVDEHKELPSVQMQKRDERPDRRERR, from the coding sequence ATGCCGCTGTATGAGCATGTTATGATTGCGCGTCAGGATTTGTCCAACACGCAAGCCGAAGGCCTTATCGAACACTTTGGTACAGTCCTTGCCGACAACGATGGCAAACTCGTGGATAGCGAGTACTGGGGCGTCAAAACGATGGCCTACAAAATCAACAAGAACCGTAAAGGCCATTACGCCTTTTTGCGCTCCGATGCACCGGCACCTGCCGTGCAGGAGATGGAGCGTCTGATGCGTCTGCACGACGACGTGATGCGTGTTCTGACCATCAAAGTCGATGAGCACAAAGAGCTGCCATCTGTACAGATGCAAAAGCGTGACGAACGGCCTGACCGCCGTGAACGTCGCTGA
- a CDS encoding TIGR01244 family sulfur transferase produces MDIRQLSPHFFVSPQVDPADMPALAEAGITRILCNRPDAEVPPSHSAAAIRAAAEAAGMSFAEQPLTHQSMIPDVIGQNRALGAATDETVLAYCASGTRSTIAWALGQAGNMPAEDIIAAAQAGGYDIRNMQQVLSQPFAED; encoded by the coding sequence ATGGATATTCGTCAGCTATCACCGCATTTCTTTGTCAGCCCGCAGGTCGATCCTGCGGACATGCCCGCCCTCGCGGAAGCCGGCATCACACGCATTCTATGTAACCGTCCCGATGCGGAGGTGCCGCCCAGTCATAGCGCTGCTGCAATTCGCGCCGCCGCAGAAGCTGCTGGCATGTCATTTGCAGAGCAACCGCTGACCCACCAGAGCATGATACCTGATGTTATAGGCCAAAACCGCGCCTTGGGTGCCGCAACGGACGAGACTGTGCTGGCCTATTGTGCGTCAGGCACCAGATCCACGATAGCGTGGGCCCTGGGACAAGCAGGTAATATGCCCGCAGAAGATATTATCGCGGCAGCGCAAGCGGGCGGATACGATATCCGCAACATGCAGCAGGTTTTGTCACAGCCCTTCGCAGAAGACTGA
- the fabG gene encoding 3-oxoacyl-[acyl-carrier-protein] reductase: MFDLTGKKALITGASGGIGADIARQLHAQGATVGLSGTRVEPLEALKAELGERAHVLACNLSDMAAVEALPKQAIEAMGSVDILVNNAGITRDNLFMRMSDDEWQSVLDVNLTATFKLCKGVMRGMMKSRWGRIINISSIVGATGNPGQANYAASKAGMIGMSKSLAYEVASRGITVNAIAPGFIATAMTEKLTDDQKSGIMEQIPSGRMGNPSEIAGAVVYLASEEAGYVTGATLHVNGGMAML; this comes from the coding sequence ATGTTTGATCTGACAGGTAAGAAGGCGCTGATCACCGGTGCATCCGGTGGCATTGGTGCGGATATCGCACGCCAGTTGCACGCGCAGGGGGCAACCGTTGGTCTGTCCGGTACGCGGGTGGAACCGCTCGAGGCGTTGAAGGCGGAGTTGGGAGAGCGGGCGCATGTGCTTGCCTGCAATCTAAGTGATATGGCAGCAGTCGAGGCTTTGCCGAAACAGGCGATTGAGGCGATGGGATCGGTTGATATTCTGGTAAACAACGCAGGTATCACCCGCGACAATCTGTTTATGCGGATGTCCGACGATGAATGGCAGTCCGTGCTGGATGTGAACCTGACCGCCACCTTCAAGCTGTGCAAGGGCGTGATGCGGGGCATGATGAAATCCCGCTGGGGCCGTATTATCAATATCTCCAGCATTGTGGGGGCAACTGGCAACCCCGGTCAGGCCAATTATGCGGCCTCCAAGGCGGGCATGATCGGTATGTCCAAGTCATTGGCCTATGAGGTCGCGAGCCGCGGGATCACCGTGAATGCGATCGCGCCCGGCTTTATCGCCACTGCCATGACAGAAAAGCTGACAGATGATCAAAAGTCTGGAATCATGGAGCAAATCCCAAGCGGTCGCATGGGAAATCCATCAGAGATTGCAGGCGCAGTTGTCTACCTTGCCAGCGAAGAAGCGGGCTATGTGACGGGGGCAACCTTGCACGTCAATGGTGGCATGGCCATGTTGTAA
- a CDS encoding cytochrome b/b6 domain-containing protein, which produces MAFTNTDIRYGGVTKTFHWLTALLILTLLPLGLFANDLPYQTDAELARKAWYFSVHKTLGVTAFFVAALRILWAIGQVKPGLLNADKPAESFAAEMVHWLLYASLVIVPLSGWIGHAAAEGFAPIWWPFGQNLPLVPKSVAVEHFFAAIHWVATKVLALSLLLHIAGALKHHFIDGDAILRRMLPGEPVIGPLPPESHSKAPVIVATVIWAAALGLGATFGLAQSKEQPAQVSLEQVASDWNVQEGEITLTVTQFGNEVSGSFADWTAAITFDETIVVGDVGAVQTTVAIPSLTLGSVTQQAMGADFLDANTFPTAVFDAILRHGSDDYEAVGTLTIKDQSVPVVLPFSLTIEGDTAQMRGDVTLDRRNFTVGTNVNDEATLAFDVAISIRLTAVREGD; this is translated from the coding sequence ATGGCCTTTACCAACACCGATATTCGCTATGGCGGCGTGACCAAGACCTTTCACTGGCTGACGGCGCTCCTGATCCTAACGCTTCTGCCACTGGGCTTGTTTGCAAATGATCTGCCTTACCAGACAGACGCCGAACTCGCCCGGAAGGCATGGTATTTCTCGGTGCACAAAACGCTCGGCGTGACCGCGTTCTTTGTCGCTGCCCTTCGTATCCTCTGGGCCATCGGTCAGGTCAAACCGGGCCTTTTAAACGCTGACAAACCAGCTGAGAGTTTCGCAGCCGAAATGGTGCACTGGTTGCTCTATGCCTCACTGGTTATTGTTCCTTTGTCGGGCTGGATCGGCCATGCCGCTGCCGAAGGATTTGCCCCGATCTGGTGGCCGTTCGGCCAGAACCTGCCCTTGGTGCCAAAATCAGTCGCAGTTGAACATTTCTTCGCTGCCATCCACTGGGTCGCAACCAAAGTGCTGGCTCTGTCGCTTCTGTTGCACATAGCAGGCGCGCTCAAGCACCACTTCATCGATGGCGATGCCATACTGCGCCGTATGCTGCCGGGGGAACCTGTAATCGGCCCGCTGCCCCCTGAAAGCCACAGCAAGGCACCGGTCATTGTGGCGACTGTAATTTGGGCCGCAGCACTTGGTTTGGGTGCCACGTTCGGTCTGGCCCAATCAAAGGAACAACCGGCTCAGGTCAGCCTCGAACAGGTCGCATCCGACTGGAATGTGCAAGAAGGCGAGATCACCCTGACGGTTACACAATTCGGCAACGAAGTCTCCGGCAGCTTTGCCGATTGGACAGCGGCGATAACCTTTGACGAGACAATCGTTGTCGGGGACGTTGGCGCGGTTCAAACCACTGTGGCTATCCCTTCGCTGACCCTAGGCTCGGTCACGCAGCAGGCCATGGGCGCGGATTTCCTTGATGCCAATACGTTTCCTACAGCCGTATTCGATGCAATCCTGCGCCACGGTTCAGACGATTACGAAGCTGTAGGCACATTGACGATCAAGGACCAGTCCGTCCCGGTTGTTCTCCCATTTAGCCTGACCATTGAAGGTGACACCGCGCAGATGCGTGGAGACGTCACACTCGACAGGCGCAACTTTACGGTGGGCACGAACGTGAACGATGAGGCAACGCTCGCCTTTGACGTTGCGATTTCTATCCGGCTTACAGCAGTGCGTGAGGGGGACTAA
- a CDS encoding lytic transglycosylase domain-containing protein, translating to MQQISRRRFVILSMASLAGCSSTDAAPNASPTTLPLHPNETPALRAKINRWADHYDLPRPLVHRLAIRESTHNPKARNGPYYGLLQILPATARGMGFQGRPSDLLDADTNLEFGLKYLRGAWLLSDGDHGTAIKWYARGYYYEAKRRGMLVETGLRDG from the coding sequence ATGCAGCAGATTTCGCGTCGTCGATTTGTGATCCTTTCTATGGCTTCTCTGGCCGGCTGTAGCAGCACAGATGCAGCTCCGAATGCTTCGCCAACCACCCTGCCCTTACACCCGAACGAGACACCAGCGCTAAGGGCCAAAATCAACCGTTGGGCCGATCACTATGATCTACCACGCCCCTTGGTTCACCGCTTGGCGATCCGCGAAAGTACTCACAATCCTAAGGCGCGAAACGGACCCTATTACGGGCTGTTGCAAATCCTGCCTGCCACTGCCCGCGGCATGGGGTTCCAAGGGCGGCCCTCCGATCTGCTTGATGCGGATACCAATCTGGAATTCGGTTTGAAATATCTACGCGGCGCGTGGCTGTTGTCGGACGGAGATCATGGCACGGCAATTAAATGGTACGCACGCGGATACTACTACGAAGCCAAACGGCGCGGCATGCTGGTCGAAACAGGTTTGCGCGACGGTTAG
- the rplI gene encoding 50S ribosomal protein L9, with translation MHVILLERVAKLGQMGEVVDVKPGYARNYLLPQGKALSASKANIEAFEGRKAQLEAQNLETKKEADKMAETLNGQQFIVIRSASDAGALYGSVTTRDAADAATEAGFTVDRKQVVLSAPIKELGLHDVSVVLHPEVEATIQLNVARSTEEAELQASGKSIQELAAEEEAAADFEIAELFDDIGAAASDDDDLAESISEDADEGTGDQDETAGN, from the coding sequence ATGCACGTTATCCTTCTTGAGCGCGTCGCGAAGCTTGGCCAGATGGGCGAAGTTGTTGACGTAAAACCGGGCTATGCACGTAACTACCTCTTGCCACAGGGCAAGGCGTTGTCAGCGTCCAAAGCAAACATCGAAGCTTTCGAGGGCCGCAAAGCCCAGCTTGAGGCACAAAACCTCGAGACCAAGAAAGAAGCCGACAAGATGGCTGAGACCCTGAACGGTCAGCAGTTCATCGTGATTCGCTCTGCGTCTGACGCAGGTGCGCTTTACGGCTCCGTCACAACACGTGACGCAGCAGATGCAGCAACCGAGGCCGGCTTTACCGTCGACCGTAAGCAGGTTGTTCTGTCCGCGCCGATCAAAGAACTGGGCCTGCACGACGTATCCGTCGTTCTTCACCCCGAAGTCGAAGCCACAATTCAGCTGAACGTTGCACGTTCTACTGAAGAGGCCGAGCTTCAGGCCTCCGGTAAGTCCATTCAGGAACTGGCCGCAGAAGAAGAAGCTGCAGCAGACTTCGAGATTGCAGAGCTGTTCGACGATATCGGTGCAGCAGCATCTGATGACGACGATCTGGCCGAATCCATCAGCGAAGATGCTGACGAAGGCACAGGCGACCAAGACGAGACAGCTGGCAACTAA
- the tig gene encoding trigger factor: MQVNETLNEGLKRGYAITVTAAELDAKVNEKLAEAQPEVEMKGFRKGKVPMALLKKQFGQRIMGEAMQESIDGAMAEHFEKSGDRPAMQPEVKMTNEDWKEGDDVEVEMSYEALPEIPELDMSKIKLEKLVVKADDAAIDEALANLAETAQDFKARKKGSKAKDGDQVVMDFVGKVDGEAFEGGSAEDFPLVLGSGNFIPGFEEQLVGVKAEEEKSVTVTFPEEYQAEHLAGKEAVFDCTIKEVKEPVAAEINDELATKFGAEDLAGLKAQIAERLEAEYAGAARAVMKRGLLDALDKMVDFDLPPSLLEAEASQIAHQLWHEDNPDVQGHDHPEIETTDEHKTLATRRVRLGLLLAEIGQKAEVEVSDAEMSQAIMAQARQYPGQERQFFEFVQQNQQMQQQLRAPLFEDKVVDHIAEGAKVTEKEVSKEDLQKAVEALEDAE; encoded by the coding sequence ATGCAGGTCAATGAGACGCTGAACGAAGGTCTGAAACGCGGCTACGCCATCACGGTAACGGCGGCAGAACTGGACGCGAAGGTCAACGAAAAGCTGGCCGAGGCGCAGCCCGAAGTCGAAATGAAGGGCTTCCGTAAAGGAAAGGTTCCGATGGCGCTGTTGAAAAAGCAGTTTGGCCAGCGGATCATGGGCGAAGCGATGCAGGAAAGCATCGACGGTGCCATGGCCGAGCACTTTGAAAAGTCCGGCGACCGTCCTGCGATGCAGCCTGAAGTCAAGATGACCAATGAAGACTGGAAAGAGGGCGACGACGTTGAAGTCGAAATGTCCTATGAGGCGCTGCCGGAAATCCCTGAGCTGGATATGTCCAAAATCAAGCTCGAGAAGCTGGTTGTGAAAGCCGACGATGCGGCCATCGACGAAGCGCTGGCGAACCTTGCCGAGACCGCTCAGGACTTTAAAGCCCGCAAGAAAGGCTCAAAAGCCAAAGACGGCGATCAGGTTGTCATGGACTTCGTGGGCAAAGTTGACGGCGAAGCGTTTGAAGGCGGCTCCGCCGAAGACTTCCCGCTGGTGCTGGGTTCCGGCAACTTTATCCCCGGTTTCGAAGAGCAGCTGGTTGGTGTGAAGGCGGAAGAAGAGAAATCTGTCACTGTAACTTTCCCTGAAGAGTACCAGGCAGAGCATCTGGCGGGCAAGGAAGCCGTATTTGATTGTACAATCAAAGAGGTAAAAGAGCCTGTTGCAGCAGAGATCAATGACGAGCTGGCGACCAAATTCGGTGCAGAAGATCTGGCCGGTTTGAAAGCGCAGATCGCCGAGCGTCTGGAAGCCGAATATGCGGGTGCCGCACGTGCCGTTATGAAGCGTGGTCTGCTCGACGCGCTTGATAAAATGGTTGATTTCGATCTGCCGCCGTCCTTGCTGGAAGCGGAAGCCAGTCAGATTGCCCACCAGCTGTGGCACGAAGACAACCCTGATGTGCAAGGCCACGATCACCCCGAGATCGAAACCACTGACGAGCACAAGACGCTGGCCACACGCCGTGTGCGTCTTGGTCTGCTGCTGGCCGAGATCGGTCAGAAGGCAGAAGTTGAAGTGTCTGATGCAGAGATGAGCCAGGCGATTATGGCGCAGGCGCGTCAGTACCCGGGTCAGGAACGTCAGTTCTTTGAGTTCGTTCAGCAGAACCAACAGATGCAGCAGCAGCTGCGCGCGCCTCTGTTTGAGGACAAGGTTGTCGATCACATCGCCGAAGGTGCGAAGGTAACGGAGAAAGAAGTCTCCAAAGAAGATCTTCAGAAAGCTGTTGAGGCGCTTGAAGACGCTGAGTGA
- the fabD gene encoding ACP S-malonyltransferase, whose protein sequence is MSVAFVFPGQGAQTIGMGKALADAYPAAREVFAQVDEALGEKLSDLIWEGEIETLTLTENAQPALMATSMAALAAMQAEGIGLEKAAFVAGHSLGEYSALCAAGAVSLADTARLLRIRGRAMQAAVPVGQGAMAAVLGLDADAADKVAETAAQGEVCQLANENDPSQNVLSGHKSAIERAIVLAKEAGAKRALPLPVSAPFHCALMQPAADEMARALETVQFDDPAVPLVANVLATSVTDATEIKGLLVDQVTGRVRWRSSVEWMAAQGVTEFWEIGAGKALSGMIRRIAKESTCRAVGTPDDVAALKDA, encoded by the coding sequence ATGAGCGTTGCATTCGTTTTCCCCGGTCAGGGCGCACAAACTATCGGGATGGGGAAGGCACTGGCCGATGCCTATCCTGCGGCGCGGGAGGTGTTTGCGCAAGTGGATGAGGCGTTGGGCGAAAAGCTGTCTGATCTGATCTGGGAGGGCGAGATCGAGACGCTGACCCTGACAGAGAATGCGCAACCTGCGCTGATGGCGACCTCCATGGCGGCGCTGGCGGCGATGCAGGCCGAAGGGATCGGATTGGAAAAGGCCGCTTTTGTGGCGGGTCATTCGCTTGGGGAATATTCCGCCCTTTGTGCGGCGGGCGCGGTGTCGCTGGCAGATACGGCCAGATTGCTACGTATTCGCGGCCGCGCGATGCAGGCGGCTGTGCCCGTTGGGCAGGGTGCGATGGCAGCGGTTCTGGGCCTTGATGCCGACGCGGCCGATAAGGTGGCAGAGACAGCAGCCCAAGGTGAGGTCTGCCAGCTCGCCAATGAGAATGATCCCAGCCAGAATGTGCTATCAGGTCATAAATCCGCAATCGAACGTGCCATTGTGCTGGCGAAAGAAGCGGGGGCCAAACGCGCTTTGCCGCTGCCGGTTTCTGCGCCGTTTCATTGTGCATTGATGCAGCCTGCGGCAGACGAAATGGCCCGTGCGTTGGAGACGGTGCAGTTTGATGATCCGGCCGTGCCGTTGGTCGCGAACGTGTTGGCGACAAGCGTCACCGACGCCACAGAGATCAAGGGTTTGCTGGTCGATCAGGTTACCGGACGCGTGCGCTGGCGTTCATCCGTTGAGTGGATGGCAGCACAAGGCGTCACCGAGTTTTGGGAAATCGGTGCGGGCAAGGCGCTGTCGGGCATGATCCGGCGCATTGCGAAAGAAAGCACTTGCCGCGCAGTCGGCACGCCAGACGATGTTGCGGCGCTCAAGGACGCCTGA
- a CDS encoding GFA family protein: MADKTAATTGHCFCRSVGFSFTGPQTWACHCHCEDCRRACAAPIVSFLGTPLSGFSWTGEAPKEYHSSIGVTRYFCDRCGTPMAFQADHYPGEIHLYAVTLTDPTAFEPEFHVHYESRLPWVHLADELPRHAGSAPSG, translated from the coding sequence ATGGCAGACAAAACAGCAGCGACAACCGGACACTGCTTTTGCAGATCGGTAGGATTTTCATTTACCGGACCGCAAACATGGGCGTGTCACTGCCATTGTGAGGATTGCCGCCGCGCCTGTGCAGCGCCTATCGTGAGTTTTCTGGGCACCCCCCTATCCGGCTTTTCGTGGACGGGCGAAGCCCCGAAAGAATACCATTCATCCATCGGTGTGACGCGGTATTTCTGCGATCGTTGCGGGACGCCGATGGCGTTTCAAGCGGATCACTATCCGGGTGAGATACATCTATATGCAGTGACGCTAACTGATCCGACGGCGTTCGAACCTGAATTCCATGTTCATTACGAAAGCCGTCTGCCGTGGGTGCACCTTGCTGACGAGTTGCCCAGACATGCCGGATCAGCGCCTTCAGGATAA
- a CDS encoding FliM/FliN family flagellar motor switch protein, whose product MAASERSAQGGTAPPGTIIHRKTELGRAEHQARAMSLSKALRLTVAKVAEELIDMSVSVIGVRRQSCPTDDLAQTLKPEGLRMLLEGPGRRRAAAVFDSALVTALIQQQTMGKVMAPSDDDPRRMTPTDAAVAAPFLDAVLRRAAPVPEEPDDRRLIEGFAFGAWVEDLRVLCMALEDPEYELLHLDLDIAGGVCQGSIVLCLPKDGAVTHFTDPDDEGHTSAEASIDRAPAADLSETVMSLHAELLISIAQFKMPLRQLGVLQAGDIIDLGAASFDLVRIQTIAGNRIGRGVLGQLDGGRAVMVQQSKRQNSVLSRRAEDRAGLGDADKMHAATQGPEVAESGGVSPPDLSLPLTGDITANTASLADSPVENSSIGGGGLPELPDLPDLPDLPDMSDLPELTDLPDLDADMLMTQSKAG is encoded by the coding sequence ATGGCAGCGTCCGAACGGTCGGCCCAAGGAGGCACGGCGCCTCCCGGAACGATCATTCACCGTAAGACCGAACTTGGCAGGGCCGAGCATCAAGCTCGTGCGATGTCGCTGTCCAAAGCTTTGCGCCTGACCGTCGCCAAAGTAGCAGAAGAACTGATTGATATGTCGGTGTCAGTGATTGGCGTCCGCCGTCAAAGCTGTCCGACAGATGATTTGGCTCAAACACTCAAACCAGAAGGTCTGCGCATGTTGTTGGAGGGGCCGGGCCGTCGCCGTGCGGCTGCGGTTTTTGACAGTGCATTGGTCACCGCGCTGATCCAACAGCAAACCATGGGAAAGGTGATGGCACCATCAGACGATGACCCGCGCAGGATGACCCCGACAGATGCGGCAGTCGCAGCGCCCTTTCTGGATGCTGTTCTGCGCCGTGCAGCACCTGTTCCCGAGGAGCCTGATGACAGAAGATTGATCGAAGGGTTCGCATTCGGTGCATGGGTTGAAGACCTGCGCGTGCTCTGTATGGCGCTGGAAGACCCCGAATATGAACTGCTTCATCTCGATCTGGATATCGCCGGAGGGGTCTGTCAGGGCAGTATTGTTTTGTGCTTGCCGAAAGACGGCGCGGTGACCCATTTCACTGATCCCGATGACGAGGGACACACTTCTGCGGAAGCAAGCATTGACAGGGCACCCGCTGCGGACCTGTCAGAGACGGTGATGAGCCTCCATGCAGAGCTGCTAATTTCAATCGCGCAGTTTAAAATGCCGCTACGCCAGCTTGGTGTGCTTCAAGCGGGCGATATCATTGATCTTGGCGCGGCGTCATTTGACCTTGTGCGCATCCAGACGATTGCAGGCAACCGGATCGGACGCGGTGTTCTGGGGCAGCTTGATGGTGGCCGTGCGGTAATGGTGCAGCAGAGCAAACGACAAAATAGTGTGCTTAGCCGTCGGGCAGAGGATCGCGCTGGATTGGGAGACGCCGACAAGATGCACGCGGCCACACAGGGACCGGAGGTTGCTGAAAGCGGGGGCGTGTCGCCACCTGATTTGTCCCTTCCTCTGACGGGCGACATCACTGCCAACACTGCAAGTCTTGCGGATTCGCCTGTTGAAAACAGCAGTATTGGGGGCGGAGGCTTACCGGAATTGCCTGATTTGCCAGACTTGCCGGATCTGCCGGATATGTCTGACCTACCTGAACTGACTGACCTGCCGGATCTTGATGCCGACATGCTGATGACGCAGTCAAAAGCTGGCTAG
- the rpsR gene encoding 30S ribosomal protein S18, whose product MAAKPFFRRRKVCPFSGDNAPAIDYKDTRLLQRYISERGKIVPSRITAVSAKKQRELARAIKRARFLALLPYAVK is encoded by the coding sequence ATGGCTGCAAAACCATTTTTCCGCCGTCGCAAGGTCTGCCCCTTCTCGGGCGACAACGCACCTGCGATCGACTACAAGGACACACGTCTGCTGCAACGCTACATCTCTGAGCGTGGCAAGATTGTTCCTTCCCGTATCACCGCGGTATCCGCGAAAAAGCAGCGTGAACTGGCCCGTGCCATCAAACGCGCCCGCTTCCTCGCCCTGCTGCCCTACGCCGTTAAGTAA
- a CDS encoding DUF2312 domain-containing protein, with translation MSDQSTNPDVIESQGDATYRVTANELRQFVERIERLDAEKKDLAEQQKEVMAEAKSRGYDTKVLRKVIALRKRDKDDIAEEEAVMEMYKEALGM, from the coding sequence ATGAGCGATCAATCCACCAATCCCGATGTCATCGAATCGCAAGGCGATGCGACCTACCGTGTAACGGCGAACGAACTGCGTCAGTTTGTTGAGCGGATCGAGCGGTTGGATGCCGAGAAAAAGGATCTGGCCGAACAGCAAAAAGAGGTGATGGCCGAGGCGAAGTCCCGTGGCTACGACACCAAGGTGCTGCGCAAGGTCATAGCACTCCGCAAGCGTGACAAGGATGATATCGCCGAAGAAGAAGCGGTGATGGAAATGTATAAAGAAGCGCTTGGAATGTAA
- a CDS encoding MATE family efflux transporter — translation MSQTNSFTHGPLGRIFLTTALPIIFVMSMNGLLTVVDAIFLGRYVGTEALGAVTLIFPLFMLIVALATLVSNGMSSILARNLGAGEMEAARATYAGAHGMALLVSIALILGYLLFGRQLSLALASGSTPLAGMAQTYLGITTFVSPLAFILAVNSDALRNEGRVGFMAAMSLLVSLSNIGFNYVLIAMLGLGVAGSAYGTALAQLLALAIIIAYRMAGRAELHPRDLLHRSLTHNWGRIFALGAPQSLNFIGIALGATATIIALQIIDAPQYEAIVSAYGIVTRVLTFVFLPLLGMTHALQSIVGNNYGAQAWQRSDQSLRMGIWVSLAYCVTAQFLLMVFPAQIAGFFVEDPEVIAAFVRISLINPLMLWLVGPLLMIATYFQAIGNAPRAAILGLTKPYAFALPLTFGLPFLFGETGIWLAGPVAEVMLAVLTMLVLSQSAKALNLRHGLFTAPAT, via the coding sequence ATGTCCCAAACCAATTCATTCACCCACGGTCCTTTGGGCCGGATATTTCTAACAACTGCCCTGCCCATCATCTTTGTAATGAGCATGAATGGCCTGCTGACTGTGGTAGATGCCATCTTTCTGGGCCGGTATGTCGGCACCGAAGCTTTGGGTGCCGTCACACTCATCTTTCCGCTCTTTATGTTGATCGTGGCGTTGGCGACGCTGGTGTCCAACGGCATGTCCAGCATTCTGGCCCGCAATCTGGGGGCTGGTGAGATGGAAGCTGCCCGCGCGACCTATGCCGGAGCGCATGGTATGGCGCTGCTCGTCAGTATCGCGCTCATTCTGGGCTACCTGTTATTCGGCCGGCAACTATCTCTTGCACTGGCCTCGGGGTCCACGCCGCTGGCCGGTATGGCGCAGACCTATCTGGGCATTACCACCTTTGTATCACCTCTCGCCTTTATACTGGCCGTGAACTCGGATGCGCTGCGCAATGAGGGGCGCGTCGGTTTCATGGCAGCAATGAGCCTGCTCGTTTCGCTCTCCAATATCGGTTTCAACTACGTGCTGATCGCGATGCTGGGTCTTGGCGTAGCGGGATCGGCATATGGCACCGCGCTGGCGCAGCTTTTGGCTTTGGCTATCATAATCGCCTACCGCATGGCGGGTCGGGCCGAACTGCACCCGCGTGACCTGCTGCACAGATCACTCACACACAACTGGGGACGCATCTTTGCATTAGGCGCACCGCAAAGCCTGAATTTCATCGGCATCGCCCTTGGAGCCACTGCAACCATCATCGCCCTGCAAATTATCGACGCGCCGCAGTACGAGGCAATCGTTTCGGCCTACGGGATCGTCACACGCGTGCTGACCTTTGTGTTTCTGCCGCTCTTGGGGATGACACACGCGCTGCAATCCATCGTCGGGAACAACTACGGCGCACAGGCGTGGCAGCGGTCGGATCAAAGCTTGCGGATGGGGATATGGGTTTCTTTGGCCTATTGTGTCACAGCGCAGTTTTTGCTGATGGTCTTTCCTGCGCAGATTGCCGGCTTCTTTGTGGAGGACCCCGAGGTGATTGCCGCCTTCGTCCGCATCTCCTTGATCAATCCCTTGATGCTTTGGCTTGTCGGGCCGCTATTGATGATCGCCACCTATTTTCAGGCGATTGGCAACGCGCCACGTGCGGCAATCCTCGGTCTGACGAAACCCTACGCCTTTGCACTGCCGCTGACCTTCGGTTTGCCATTCCTATTCGGGGAAACGGGCATCTGGCTTGCCGGACCAGTGGCCGAGGTGATGCTGGCTGTGTTGACCATGCTGGTTCTGTCACAAAGCGCCAAGGCCCTTAACCTGCGGCACGGTTTGTTCACCGCCCCGGCAACCTGA